A single region of the Drosophila takahashii strain IR98-3 E-12201 chromosome 2R, DtakHiC1v2, whole genome shotgun sequence genome encodes:
- the jing gene encoding zinc finger protein jing isoform X2 has translation MPPQILGSASGSSSTATASPPSASSVTQVASPPSPAIHHHQHSHLPQHSATSGSGMSKPTTPQRHGNPSLLPTLQWPWNTSLGSTSTAVPAATANKNKRTATGSGAGVGVGSPGGDASSLTGSGGAAAAKKARSELPSSFDASKRLKVAAMEESQTKITGFFKSQMKPSPNGGKLSPQPGQQSTPANTLTMSTPATTASLNKYFNILSQLKEQKAQQQQQQQQQQLQQSAKALPIPAPAVPAAPVPPVATPSPSLPVPALKKIERSTKQPAKIAQVAPNLRKTPSSGSSTSSSSSSSSSSNGSSTGKSPAKKHVAIAPRTPEMKQQQQQQQGKAAMVYRPPVTSPALKQKQISPPAPVAATPPAPAPPPAALNPTPAPANPTLYQLPVQLPNLVQLPPQLAAAANIMQLNNVAKAAVAAAANNNAAAQAAQAAQAAAAQYFLNGTVFKLQQVTTATTTTATTATSAAASTGNPFGLLNLATAGNPFGIPNASGQFPIEAIPGAGSYLHHQLLLARQNNMSLNENMASNSCGNMNFVNPLNNQQVGLKDNKLYIVNSAEYLGYLMSLQIALNNQQHQQQQIISATQPPPLAATNNNSNTNTATQPPPLAATNNSNANTANNNSTASNSNSNNHNASNNLSNISINSTAIQPQRAIVKPPMHSSTQPPPLVTISSLPACSSSTGSSPATVKRSLPPAKPYQKRLTTKGRVGAASIIATPTTPPPLVPTSAANKELGQLRKSTGTIGTATPTPTPPLVSIAPSKLTPTISVAKQGATIKLATSAPDLFDLVKNSKVVAKVAQPQPLTPLPFSSPSSSSNGSHCLRASPALSTSNSCTLSAFSKIKVETSELASQNSSMASSSISSPKPQSFAGQLPKREPESEVETLKHDLLPDCSNSNSNSNSCSSSSYSHSVSSAADLSLEASTPAPSPSPSASPSGLGSPSDSSRRAASQTDMLSELVTSSCISSGGDDCSQATDAPSPATLPLQQQLVKSEDLIPPTPTASSSGSSNYDEEDDKSVASLETHQTHKRLRDLPTPESGIGGSLSNSESSNSIADAISSKSASVGPPTTAASSASSDSNSLASNAPSPASPDDCSAAPSPSCSTSTAAYIPPSTEVDIAMVEASSKSLPKSAISPILSQPKTIRFPAGAGAGGKGGKRHDGVCYWDKCNKKHESNSKLLDHMQSHHVNSQTGPFACLWVGCKVYNKESCSRRWLERHVLSHGGSKQFKCIVEGCGLRFGSQLALQKHVNNHFNATDNAKESTSKRTSDPPVPKQLRKNGKKLRYRRQPFSARMFDFFDTGIMEGLQHRLRQISTLTNGAQAIEFQGQCLMRRRNSQGGYECFVRWSPREIISDEWLPECSNRTRQHTKVLHIKQMRPAEKTRVDSLLSTAFRLRYDSQLFADNYNVNEQQAGDLSGSDCEEDADQDDEEVEEDDEEEEDGGSSSRSASCETVSSYQQVLSIAKLQMQQRRKHPRKPPKVILPAREHLVPTDALVPI, from the exons cggcagcggcaTGTCCAAGCCGACGACGCCCCAGCGCCACGGCAATCCCAGCCTGCTGCCCACGCTCCAGTGGCCCTGGAACACCAGTCTGGGCAGCACCTCCACCGCCGTTCCCGCCGCCACGGCCAACAAGAACAAGCGAACCGCCACAGGATCGGGAGCGGGAGTGGGAGTAGGGAGCCCTGGCGGAGATGCCTCCTCTCTAACCGGCAGCGGAGGAGCTGCGGCGGCCAAGAAGGCGCGCAGCGAACTGCCCAGCTCATTTGACGCAAGCAAAAGACTGAAGGTCGCCGCCATGGAGGAGTCGCAGACCAAGATCACCGGCTTCTTCAAGTCCCAGATGAAGCCATCGCCCAACGGGGGAAAGCTTTCGCCGCAGCCCGGCCAGCAGAGCACTCCGGCCAACACGCTGACCATGAGCACACCCGCCACCACCGCCTCGCTGAACAAGTACTTCAATATCCTGTCGCAGCTGAAGGAGCAGAAggcccaacagcagcagcagcagcagcaacagcagttgCAGCAATCTGCCAAAGCTTTGCCCATACCCGCCCCCGCTGTTCCGGCTGCTCCTGTGCCGCCCGTGGCCACGCCCAGTCCCAGTTTGCCCGTGCCGGCGCTGAAAAAGATCGAGCGCAGCACCAAGCAGCCGGCCAAGATCGCCCAGGTGGCGCCCAATCTGCGCAAGACGCCCAGCAGTGGATCCTCCACCAGCTCTTCGTCCTCCTCGTCCAGCTCCTCTAATGGCTCTAGTACGGGCAAATCCCCGGCCAAGAAGCACGTGGCCATTGCTCCCAGGACGCCGGAGatgaaacagcagcagcagcagcagcagggcaAGGCGGCCATGGTCTACCGACCGCCGGTAACGAGTCCCGCCTTGAAGCAAAAGCAGATCTCACCACCCGCCCCCGTggcggccacgccccccgccccggcaccaccaccagcagcactcAATCCCACGCCCGCTCCCGCCAATCCAACGCTCTACCAGCTGCCCGTCCAGCTGCCCAATCTAGTCCAGCTTCCGCCTCAGCTGGCGGCTGCCGCCAATATCATGCAGCTGAACAACGTGGCCAAGGCGGCGGTGGCCGCTGCGGCCAACAACAATGCGGCCGCCCAGGCAGCGCAGGCGGCACAGGCAGCGGCGGCCCAGTATTTCCTCAACGGAACCGTCTTCAAGCTGCAACAGGTGACgacggcgacgacgacgacagcgACCACGGCCACCTCGGCGGCAGCCTCGACTGGCAATCCCTTTGGTTTGCTCAATTTGGCCACGGCGGGCAATCCCTTTGGGATACCCAACGCCAGCGGGCAGTTTCCCATTGAGGCCATTCCGGGAGCGGGAAGCTACCTGCATCATCAGCTGCTGCTCGCCAGGCAGAACAACATGAGTTTAAACG AAAACATGGCTTCCAACTCGTGCGGCAACATGAATTTTGTTAATCCACTCAACAACCAGCAAGTGGGACTCAAGGACAACAAATTATATATAGTGAACTCGGCCGAGTATCTAGGATACTTGATGAGCTTGCAGATAGCGCTGAACaaccagcagcatcagcagcaacaaattatATCTGCCACACAGCCGCCACCCTTGGCGGccacaaacaacaacagcaatacGAACACTGCCACTCAGCCGCCACCATTGGCGGCCACGAACAACAGCAATGCGAACACTGCCAACAACAACTCGACtgccagcaacagcaacagtaaTAACCACAATGCCTCGAATAATCtaagcaacatcagcatcaaCAGCACTGCCATACAGCCACAGCGGGCGATTGTGAAGCCGCCGATGCACAGTTCCAcgcagccgccgccgctggTGACGATTTCCTCCCTGCCCGCGTGCTCCTCATCTACTGGATCTTCGCCAGCGACGGTCAAACGATCCCTGCCCCCAGCCAAGCCATACCAAAAGCGGCTGACCACAAAGGGCCGCGTGGGGGCGGCTTCGATCATCGCCACACCCACCACACCGCCGCCTTTGGTGCCCACATCCGCTGCCAACAAGGAGCTGGGTCAGCTGCGCAAGAGCACGGGAACCATTGGAACAGCTACGCCGACACCAACGCCTCCGCTGGTCAGCATCGCACCCTCGAAGCTGACGCCCACGATAAGCGTGGCCAAGCAGGGAGCCACGATTAAGCTGGCCACCAGTGCGCCCGATCTCTTTGACCTGGTCAAAAACTCCAAGGTGGTGGCCAAGGTGGCGCAACCGCAGCCGCTGACGCCACTGCCCTTCAGCTCGCCGAGCAGCAGTAGCAACGGTAGCCACTGCCTAAGAGCCTCGCCAGCTTTGTCCACCTCAAACTCTTGCACTCTTTCGGCCTTCAGCAAGATCAAGGTGGAGACATCGGAGCTGGCTTCCCAGAACAGCTCCATGGCCTCCTCATCGATATCATCGCCCAAGCCGCAGAGCTTCGCCGGCCAGCTGCCCAAGAGGGAACCCGAATCGGAGGTGGAGACGCTGAAGCACGATCTTTTGCCAgactgcagcaacagcaactcgaACTCGAATTCGTGTAGCAGTAGCAGCTACTCGCACTCGGTCAGCTCGGCAGCCGATCTCTCGCTGGAGGCCTCCACGCCCGCCCCATCTCCATCGCCCTCGGCATCGCCATCCGGCTTGGGATCTCCGAGCGACAGCAGCCGGCGAGCAGCCAGCCAGACTGACATGCTCAGCGAGCTGGTTACCTCGTCGTGCATCTCCAGCGGCGGCGATGACTGCTCCCAGGCCACAGACGCACCCTCACCGGCGACACTtccgctgcagcagcagctggtcAAGAGCGAGGACCTGATTCCGCCGACTCCAACGGCAAGCAGCAGCGGGAGCAGCAACTACGATGAGGAGGACGACAAGTCGGTGGCCTCGCTGGAGACCCATCAGACGCACAAGCGGCTGAGGGATCTGCCCACGCCGGAGTCGGGCATCGGTGGAAGCCTGAGCAACAGCGAGAGCAGCAATTCCATAGCGGATGCCAT TTCCTCCAAGTCCGCCTCTGTGGGACCACCAACCACTGCCGCGAGCAGCGCCTCCTCCGACAGCAATTCACTGGCCAGCAATGCCCCATCTCCCGCCTCACCGGACGACTGTTCTGCAGCGCCGTCGCCCTCCTGTTCCACCTCCACTGCCGCCTACATTCCGCCCAGCACAGAGGTGGACATTGCGATGGTGGAGGCCAGCAGCAAGAGTCTGCCGAAGAGCGCCATTTCGCCGATCCTGTCGCAGCCAAAGACCATCCGCTTTCCGGCTGGAGCAGGGGCAGGCGGAAAGGGCGGCAAGCGGCACGACGGCGTCTGCTACTGGGACAAGTGCAACAAGAAGCACGAGAGCAACTCGAAGCTGCTCGATCACATGCAGTCGCACCACGTCAATTCGCAGACCGGCCCCTTTGCCTGCCTCTGGGTGGGCTGCAAGGTGTACAACAAGGAGTCTTGCTCGCGCCGCTGGCTGGAACGTCACGTGCTCTCCCACGGTGGCTCCAAGCAGTTCAAGTGCATCGTCGAGGGCTGCGGACTGCGCTTCGGCTCACAG tTGGCCTTGCAAAAGCATGTGAACAACCACTTTAATGCCACGGACAACGCCAAGGAGAGCACAAGCAAGCGCACCTCAGATCCGCCCGTGCCGAAGCAACTCCGCAAGAATGGCAAGAAGCTGCGATACCGCCGTCAGCCCTTCTCAG CTCGCATGTTCGACTTCTTCGACACGGGTATCATGGAGGGGCTGCAGCACCGCCTACGCCAGATTAGCACACTCACGAACGGAGCCCAGGCGATCGAGTTCCAGGGTCAATGCCTGATGCGAAGGCGCAACAGCCAGGGCGGCTATGAGTGCTTTGTGCGCTGGTCCCCGCGCGAAAT CATTTCCGACGAGTGGCTGCCGGAGTGCTCGAATCGAACGCGCCAGCACACCAAGGTGCTGCACATCAAGCAGATGCGACCGGCTGAAAAGACGCGCGTAGACAGTCTGCTCAGCACGGCCTTTCGGCTGCGCTACGACTCCCAACTTTTCGCCGACAATTATAATGTCAATGAGCAGCAGGCTGGCGATCTGAGCGGCAGCGATTGCGAGGAGGATGCGGACCAAGACGACGAGGAGGTCGAGGAAgatgatgaggaggaggaagacGGCGGCAGTAGCTCGCGCAGTGCGAGCTGCGAGACGGTGTCCAGCTATCAGCAGGTACTGAGCATCGCCAAGCTCCAAATGCAGCAGCGCCGCAAGCACCCGCGCAAACCACCCAAAGTTATTCTGCCGGCGAGGGAGCATCTGGTTCCAACGGACGCCCTGGTGCCCATTTAA